From Calothrix sp. PCC 6303, a single genomic window includes:
- a CDS encoding hybrid sensor histidine kinase/response regulator has product MITDSSIREQGYIYFLTEAPELLHIIEEELFSLVENCSTAKVHNLMRATHTIKGGAANVGLETINKIAHSLEDIFKALYNPDIQIDTELHTLLFQAFECLQLPVTAEITKTKIDDHEVLQRAASVFAMLQTKLGDAFGAETYIPTSEELGFDIVLSIFETGVSQRIDSIAEIIQTSPAPEQLAEFMRSQAEVFLGLAESLNLPGFCEIAESIQSAITAKPLQSLEIAKLALADLQAARTDIMEGDRTRGGTPSPQLKQFAQNQPIVEVETHNTSNNYQYSLENNLQESSSLRDKIVKLYDYLIQPSTTDNESLKPIVAKFYLKIIRYLLGWFNHELNIPEKELDLILLIPKELTEESLEYIDSWLSDFFTFLEDAGDSTSLNIYRQGVIINVLLVVARFNHYQNTLNDDLITQWLQNQINRLVQDYKRFRPVSPEEKNWVDSPKLLKLLEIKEISPPPNSGSDDMELIWGEELISEPDITEEPNISTEDAPYNLDVHEDEILTEDTNTSLQVTDEASVQLVTEPVVEIYPENIPQPKKSENIQQNSNSPKQQTFVRVDVDGLQRLNYLAGELLIYQKRRTLYDEQLKKLIGQLSEQLSNHQGTLNYLRELPLQIQSFKSAHKNSVQSVDFDVLEMDDYTEFHLSAHSALEEILQLQETIESLDVIADQSNQIHDKQQRLSLGIIDHLVEARMAPLGNILNRFPQMVQNLGNLHKKSVEMELSGTQVLVDKAISEKLYDPLLHLVRNAFDHGIETSELRRDRGKSEKGTIKIRAYHQGSQTIIEVSDDGQGLNFARIHQKGVELGLIPNTDVYSNFASREEELLDLLFSPGFSTAGKVSEISGRGIGLDIVKTQLKSLNGSITVNSVPDQGTTFILKIPFSMTTEQLMIVQADGVVYALLLDSIEKILLSFPEQIKEFEGRKALFWNDGKENSMVALRNLSEFMNYNCAFTNSASISSKTMMQDSGEMVNPILMLRRNHEIMAIEVDQIIGEQELVIRPLGNAIAPPKYVYGCTSLANGNLVLVIDGSLLLETQGMQAKLDKMALSGSSLNKTKSLASAAMPLLPASSVESESNHFAKSSRTILVVDDAISLRQTISLTLQKAGYTILQAQNGVEALEQLQRHPEVKLIVSDLEMPRMNGFELLSNIRQHPSICQKPVVVLTSRSSEKHRKLAEALGANAYMTKPYLENEFLSTVDGLTKNSIDGLTHVFVKS; this is encoded by the coding sequence ATGATTACTGACTCTTCTATTCGTGAACAAGGCTACATTTATTTTCTCACTGAAGCTCCAGAATTATTACATATAATTGAAGAAGAACTCTTCAGTTTAGTAGAAAACTGTAGCACGGCAAAAGTTCATAATTTGATGCGAGCAACCCACACAATTAAAGGTGGGGCTGCAAATGTTGGATTAGAGACTATTAATAAAATTGCCCATTCTCTCGAAGATATTTTTAAAGCACTTTATAATCCAGATATTCAGATTGATACTGAGTTACACACTTTATTGTTTCAAGCTTTTGAATGTTTACAGTTACCTGTAACAGCAGAAATCACGAAAACGAAAATTGATGACCACGAAGTTTTGCAACGTGCAGCATCGGTATTTGCCATGTTGCAAACAAAGCTAGGAGATGCTTTTGGAGCAGAGACATATATTCCCACTTCCGAGGAGTTGGGGTTTGATATCGTCTTATCAATTTTTGAAACAGGTGTTTCTCAACGAATTGATAGTATTGCCGAAATTATCCAAACATCTCCAGCACCAGAGCAGCTTGCTGAGTTTATGCGATCGCAAGCTGAAGTATTCTTAGGTTTAGCTGAGTCATTAAATTTACCCGGATTTTGTGAAATTGCAGAATCAATACAGTCAGCAATCACAGCAAAACCGTTACAATCTTTGGAAATTGCTAAGTTAGCTTTAGCCGATTTACAAGCAGCCAGAACAGATATCATGGAAGGTGATCGGACTCGCGGTGGAACTCCCTCACCTCAGTTAAAACAGTTTGCTCAAAATCAACCCATAGTTGAAGTTGAGACTCATAATACAAGTAATAATTATCAATATTCTTTAGAAAATAACTTACAAGAATCAAGTTCTTTACGTGATAAAATTGTCAAGTTATATGATTACTTGATCCAACCTAGCACAACAGATAATGAATCACTCAAGCCAATTGTTGCCAAGTTTTATCTAAAGATAATTCGCTATCTTCTTGGTTGGTTTAACCACGAGTTAAATATACCTGAAAAAGAATTAGATTTAATCCTGCTTATTCCCAAAGAACTGACTGAGGAGAGTTTAGAGTATATTGATTCCTGGTTAAGTGACTTTTTTACTTTTCTCGAAGATGCAGGTGATAGCACTAGTCTGAATATTTATAGACAAGGAGTCATTATCAATGTTCTTCTAGTTGTTGCTAGGTTTAATCATTATCAGAATACTTTAAATGATGATTTAATTACTCAATGGTTACAAAATCAAATTAACCGCCTAGTTCAAGATTATAAAAGATTTCGTCCCGTATCACCAGAGGAAAAGAATTGGGTTGATAGTCCAAAATTACTCAAACTGTTAGAAATAAAAGAAATTTCACCACCTCCAAATTCCGGTTCTGATGATATGGAACTAATTTGGGGAGAGGAATTAATTAGTGAACCAGATATTACGGAAGAGCCTAATATTTCCACTGAGGATGCTCCTTACAATCTTGATGTACATGAAGATGAGATCTTAACAGAGGATACTAATACCTCTTTACAGGTGACTGATGAAGCATCAGTTCAATTAGTAACTGAACCAGTTGTAGAAATTTATCCTGAAAATATTCCTCAACCCAAAAAATCAGAAAACATTCAACAAAATAGCAACAGCCCTAAACAGCAAACATTTGTACGTGTTGATGTTGATGGATTACAGCGACTTAATTATCTAGCTGGTGAGTTATTAATTTACCAAAAAAGACGAACTTTATATGACGAACAACTCAAAAAACTCATCGGACAATTATCTGAACAACTGAGTAATCATCAAGGAACTCTCAATTATTTACGGGAATTGCCTCTACAAATTCAAAGCTTTAAATCTGCACACAAAAATAGCGTTCAATCTGTAGATTTTGATGTCTTAGAGATGGATGATTATACTGAATTTCATCTTTCTGCTCATTCAGCTTTAGAGGAAATATTACAACTTCAGGAAACCATCGAGTCATTAGACGTGATTGCCGATCAATCAAATCAAATTCATGACAAGCAGCAACGTCTTAGCCTTGGTATTATTGATCACTTAGTTGAAGCTCGTATGGCTCCATTAGGGAATATTCTAAATCGTTTCCCGCAAATGGTGCAAAATTTGGGAAATCTCCACAAAAAATCTGTAGAAATGGAGTTAAGTGGTACACAGGTATTAGTTGATAAAGCGATATCAGAGAAACTGTATGATCCATTATTACACTTAGTTCGTAATGCCTTTGATCACGGAATTGAAACCTCAGAATTAAGACGCGATCGCGGTAAGTCTGAAAAGGGTACAATTAAAATCCGTGCCTATCACCAGGGTAGTCAAACTATCATCGAAGTTAGTGATGATGGTCAAGGCTTAAATTTTGCCAGAATTCATCAAAAAGGTGTGGAATTGGGTCTAATTCCCAACACCGACGTTTACAGTAATTTTGCTAGTAGAGAAGAAGAACTTCTAGATTTATTATTTTCTCCAGGATTTTCCACAGCAGGTAAAGTCAGTGAAATTTCTGGACGTGGTATCGGTTTAGATATTGTCAAAACACAGCTAAAATCACTCAACGGTTCAATTACTGTTAATTCAGTACCTGACCAAGGGACTACTTTTATACTTAAAATACCTTTCTCTATGACTACCGAGCAATTAATGATTGTCCAAGCTGACGGTGTAGTCTATGCACTATTACTGGACAGTATCGAGAAAATTCTACTGTCATTCCCAGAACAAATCAAAGAATTTGAAGGTCGAAAAGCTCTATTTTGGAATGATGGCAAAGAGAATTCGATGGTAGCTTTACGCAACCTCTCCGAATTTATGAATTATAACTGTGCATTTACCAATAGTGCCAGTATTAGTAGTAAGACAATGATGCAGGATAGCGGAGAGATGGTTAACCCAATCTTGATGCTGCGTCGCAATCACGAAATCATGGCAATAGAAGTAGATCAGATTATTGGTGAACAGGAGTTAGTTATACGTCCGTTGGGGAATGCGATCGCACCACCCAAATATGTGTATGGTTGTACTAGCCTCGCAAACGGTAATCTCGTTCTAGTAATCGATGGTTCCCTACTTCTAGAAACTCAGGGAATGCAAGCTAAACTTGATAAAATGGCTCTATCAGGTAGTTCCTTAAATAAGACTAAAAGTCTAGCATCAGCAGCAATGCCATTACTACCAGCTTCTTCTGTAGAGTCTGAAAGCAATCACTTTGCAAAATCTTCTCGAACAATTTTAGTAGTTGATGATGCAATTAGCTTAAGGCAAACAATTTCCTTGACTTTACAAAAGGCAGGTTACACAATTTTACAAGCGCAAAATGGTGTAGAAGCTTTAGAACAATTACAGCGTCATCCGGAAGTGAAACTCATAGTTTCGGATTTAGAAATGCCTCGAATGAACGGCTTTGAGTTATTATCAAATATTAGACAGCATCCGAGTATTTGCCAAAAACCAGTAGTTGTTTTAACTTCACGCAGTTCTGAAAAACACCGTAAGCTTGCTGAAGCTTTAGGTGCAAATGCTTACATGACCAAACCATATTTAGAAAATGAGTTTTTATCAACAGTTGATGGACTGACTAAAAACTCTATCGATGGTTTAACTCATGTTTTTGTCAAAAGTTAA
- a CDS encoding response regulator — MIHPELMVSNNLLNEFKTCTQLQYSGKLDISTTKGHKWTFYYRLGRIVWGTGGTHPFRRWRRYMAQYCPEIDVDRIHLRGEDVEMDYWDYRLLEILHEKQKIKREQINGIVESTLSELLFDLAQQANFTTMTFERSQSVILETPMSFTSADMSLRLMQDSWKSWSDAGLANFSPDSSPVLRRTEQLQQQVSGAIYKNFVASMNGKYTLRDLAFKMKQSVLPITRSLLPYILKGIIELIEVPDLPLRITEIKKEPVVPKAAVPVGPLIACVDDSPQVCQMLEQILIPNKYRFVKIQDPLQALPILIENKPDLIFLDLVMPVASGYEICAQLRRVSVFANTPIVILTGSDGLLDRVRAKVVGSTDFISKPVSSEKVLAVVKKYVQVSAQNGAGLENT; from the coding sequence ATGATCCATCCTGAATTGATGGTATCAAACAACTTACTGAACGAATTTAAAACTTGCACCCAGTTACAGTATAGTGGCAAGCTTGATATCAGTACTACAAAGGGTCACAAATGGACTTTTTACTATCGTTTGGGTAGAATTGTCTGGGGTACAGGTGGAACACATCCATTTCGCCGCTGGCGCAGATATATGGCTCAATACTGTCCAGAGATTGATGTCGATAGGATTCATTTACGTGGTGAAGACGTAGAGATGGATTACTGGGACTACAGACTTCTGGAGATTTTGCACGAAAAGCAGAAGATTAAGCGTGAGCAAATTAATGGAATTGTGGAAAGCACGCTTTCAGAATTGTTGTTTGATTTAGCACAGCAGGCTAACTTCACTACCATGACATTCGAGCGAAGTCAGAGTGTTATTTTAGAAACACCCATGAGTTTCACGAGTGCGGATATGTCTTTGCGACTAATGCAAGACTCATGGAAAAGTTGGTCTGATGCTGGTTTGGCAAATTTTTCCCCAGATTCTTCTCCCGTATTACGTAGAACTGAGCAACTTCAGCAACAGGTTAGTGGGGCAATATACAAAAATTTTGTGGCTTCGATGAATGGCAAATACACATTACGTGATTTGGCTTTCAAGATGAAGCAAAGTGTGTTGCCGATAACTCGCTCTTTATTGCCTTATATTTTAAAAGGAATTATTGAGCTGATAGAAGTTCCTGATCTACCTTTGCGAATTACAGAAATTAAGAAGGAACCCGTTGTTCCCAAAGCAGCAGTTCCCGTAGGACCATTAATAGCTTGTGTGGATGATAGCCCTCAAGTTTGTCAAATGCTGGAACAAATCTTGATTCCAAACAAATATAGGTTTGTCAAGATTCAAGATCCTTTACAGGCTTTACCTATTTTGATTGAAAATAAGCCAGATTTAATTTTCTTGGATTTAGTGATGCCTGTTGCCAGTGGCTACGAAATTTGCGCTCAATTACGCAGAGTTTCTGTTTTTGCTAATACTCCGATTGTGATTTTAACAGGTAGTGATGGCTTGTTAGATAGAGTTCGTGCAAAAGTAGTTGGTTCTACCGATTTTATCAGTAAGCCTGTTTCTTCTGAGAAAGTTTTAGCAGTAGTCAAAAAATATGTTCAAGTTTCTGCTCAAAACGGGGCAGGCTTAGAAAATACTTAA
- a CDS encoding GAF domain-containing protein, whose product MTSVYQESQDNGHHLNENHDLENANYDQDLITPLSSEDLPDANSMEKQLQAWRYKFAGIAKVMHECSDVEALARITVQEIREKFGCDRALVYRFDTTESGTVIAESKTKGWTPTVGENIAAIFFGLETNEEYCEPVIVESSENTDLFPYQVQLLEKYQVKSSLAIPITFNEVVWGLLVIQSCSMSRQWQELEIYLGSQIAGELTNHLKQFHLKTNLDKEISQNQSLNKVISKIQRAPNLDKIFQTTTQELRQIFQCDRVSVYRFNSDWSGEYVAESVAGGWNALVGSGITTIWEDTHLQENQGGRYRRHENLVADDIYKMGYAPCHIEMLEQFQVRSYVTVPIFNGNQLWGILATYQNAAPRQWLESEVRLLEQFGVNLGVAIAQFESLQQTQSQSRKIASIAERQQSLMALTRKIGETLTEKAADASVFDRILQTTVAEVRRLLAADRTVVYRFNPDWSGDFIAESMAPGSLPFREKPIDQALLKENGHCDSLRSLTSIYKEKDTEMQDSKGGRYKQKGAFVVNDVSQAGFPSCYLELLEQFEAKAYLTIPIFKEDQLWGLLATYQHSSTRNWEEFDVSMMQQIAVLLGVSIQQAETYQKLQEESEKVSKSAELDNAVTRVVETIRQSLDLDKIFNSTTKEVRSQLKADRVVIFRFNPDWSGEFIAESVAKNWVRLVTPDNNVVWADSYLQETKGGRYQNREYFVANDMYEAGHAECHIEILEQYQARAYVIVPIFKGETLWGLMAAYQNSAPRIWEENEINLLMRVGDQLGVAIQQAQYLQELEEKNQEIALAVERDRAAEIIVDQIRQSQDIESIFDYATEEVRSLFKTDRVVVYKFNPDWSGLFVSESVGDKWESLLEKQYRIPRLQESISECQGMGNLFASSEQSGIGKTVTDTYMQQTKGGQLRDHKAYVRSDIHNSDFSSCYVKILNEYQAKAYAIVPIFQGQKLWGMLAAFENSAPRDWKESEVRCLARIGDKLGTALQQVEYVQQLEEKSQKIAKTAERDRKATEIIDQVRQSQDIETVFDIATTGVRSLFQTDRVAVYQFNPDWSGMFVAESVGDEWVSLVEKQQKISRLQESISECRGMRSLFATSEQPRTGKVLADAHMMRTEGGELRERKAYVRSDIHNSNFSSCYVRTLDEYQAKAYAIVPIFQGQKLWGMLAAFENSAPREWEESEVSCLTRIGDQLGIVLQQLEYVQQLQTQSAQVVEAAAREKEAKEYLQKGAMKLLSAVRPALDGNLTVRAPITEDELGTIADAYNNTLQALRQIVIQVQAAAQQVAQTSAQSNASLTTLTHSAQQQSKEIQESLFEVQQMADSTLEVVSNTELVQLAVQQTKETVESGDAAMDKTVEAIQDIRDTVAQTAKKIKRLSESSQKISKVVNLIGNFATQTNVLALNAAIEATRAGEYGKGFAVVADEVRSLSRQSAAATIEIEKLVQDIQEETGAVSIAMENGIQQVVAGTDLVNETRQNLNAMISATGEISTLLQQITEATQGQMLQSVSVTASMKDIAKMANKTSLEASNITNVFQELSDMAQELLTSASKFKVN is encoded by the coding sequence ATGACTAGTGTGTATCAAGAAAGTCAAGATAATGGACATCACCTAAATGAAAATCATGATTTAGAAAATGCTAACTATGATCAGGATTTGATAACTCCTTTATCTAGCGAAGATTTGCCTGATGCAAATTCTATGGAAAAACAGCTGCAAGCATGGAGATATAAATTTGCAGGAATTGCAAAAGTCATGCATGAGTGCAGTGATGTAGAAGCATTAGCAAGAATAACTGTACAGGAAATCCGAGAGAAATTTGGTTGCGATCGCGCTTTGGTTTATCGCTTTGATACGACTGAATCTGGTACTGTAATAGCTGAGTCTAAAACTAAAGGCTGGACTCCCACTGTAGGGGAAAATATCGCTGCTATTTTCTTTGGTTTAGAAACTAATGAGGAATATTGCGAACCTGTAATTGTTGAAAGCAGTGAAAATACTGATCTATTTCCTTATCAAGTACAATTATTAGAAAAATATCAAGTTAAATCAAGCCTAGCCATCCCCATTACTTTCAATGAAGTAGTTTGGGGTTTATTAGTTATTCAAAGTTGCTCAATGTCGCGTCAGTGGCAAGAGCTAGAAATTTATCTAGGTTCCCAAATAGCGGGTGAACTGACAAATCATCTCAAACAATTCCACCTGAAGACGAATCTGGATAAGGAAATTAGTCAAAATCAATCTCTGAACAAAGTTATCAGTAAGATTCAGAGAGCGCCGAATCTGGATAAGATTTTCCAAACAACTACCCAAGAATTACGGCAAATCTTCCAGTGCGATCGCGTGAGCGTTTATCGCTTTAATTCTGATTGGAGTGGTGAATATGTCGCCGAATCTGTGGCGGGTGGCTGGAATGCCTTAGTAGGCTCTGGAATCACCACCATTTGGGAAGATACCCATCTTCAAGAAAACCAAGGTGGACGGTATCGCCGTCATGAAAACTTGGTAGCAGATGACATCTATAAAATGGGTTATGCTCCTTGTCATATCGAGATGCTTGAACAATTTCAAGTTCGCTCATATGTGACGGTTCCCATCTTTAATGGAAATCAATTATGGGGTATCTTAGCTACTTATCAAAATGCTGCTCCCCGTCAGTGGCTAGAAAGTGAGGTGAGATTATTAGAGCAATTTGGTGTGAATTTGGGTGTTGCGATCGCACAATTTGAATCACTCCAGCAAACTCAATCTCAATCTCGCAAAATTGCCAGTATTGCCGAACGTCAACAAAGCTTGATGGCTTTAACCCGAAAAATTGGTGAAACCTTAACCGAAAAAGCTGCTGATGCTTCGGTATTTGATCGGATTCTCCAAACTACAGTAGCAGAAGTTCGTCGCTTATTAGCAGCCGATAGAACTGTTGTCTATCGCTTTAATCCTGATTGGAGTGGGGATTTTATCGCTGAATCGATGGCTCCAGGTTCATTACCTTTCCGAGAAAAGCCAATAGATCAAGCTTTACTAAAAGAAAATGGTCATTGTGATAGCCTACGTAGCTTGACATCCATCTACAAAGAGAAAGACACCGAAATGCAAGATAGCAAGGGTGGACGCTACAAACAAAAAGGTGCTTTTGTAGTTAATGATGTTTCTCAAGCTGGATTTCCTTCCTGCTATCTGGAATTACTGGAACAGTTTGAGGCAAAAGCCTATCTGACGATTCCCATTTTTAAAGAAGATCAGCTTTGGGGTTTGCTGGCTACTTATCAACATTCCTCAACCCGCAATTGGGAAGAATTTGATGTCAGTATGATGCAGCAGATTGCTGTTTTGTTAGGGGTCTCAATTCAACAGGCTGAAACCTACCAAAAGTTACAGGAAGAATCAGAAAAAGTTAGCAAAAGTGCCGAACTTGACAATGCGGTGACTAGAGTCGTGGAGACAATTCGCCAATCTCTAGATTTGGATAAAATCTTTAACTCCACTACCAAAGAAGTGCGATCGCAACTCAAAGCAGACCGCGTAGTTATATTCCGTTTTAACCCAGATTGGAGTGGTGAGTTTATCGCTGAATCGGTAGCTAAAAATTGGGTACGTTTGGTGACTCCCGATAACAACGTAGTTTGGGCTGATAGCTACCTCCAAGAAACCAAAGGTGGACGCTACCAAAACCGCGAGTATTTTGTCGCAAATGACATGTATGAAGCAGGTCATGCTGAATGCCATATTGAGATTTTGGAACAATATCAAGCGCGTGCCTACGTAATTGTACCTATTTTCAAAGGTGAAACTCTTTGGGGCTTGATGGCTGCATATCAAAACTCCGCACCCCGTATCTGGGAAGAGAATGAAATTAACTTGTTGATGAGGGTTGGTGATCAATTAGGTGTGGCAATCCAACAAGCTCAGTATCTCCAAGAATTGGAAGAAAAGAACCAGGAAATTGCCCTAGCTGTCGAACGCGATCGCGCAGCGGAAATAATCGTCGATCAAATTCGTCAATCCCAAGATATTGAAAGCATTTTTGACTATGCTACAGAGGAAGTGCGATCGCTATTTAAAACTGATCGGGTTGTAGTCTATAAATTTAATCCCGATTGGAGCGGTTTATTTGTTTCTGAATCTGTTGGTGATAAGTGGGAATCACTCCTAGAGAAACAATATAGAATTCCTCGCTTGCAAGAAAGTATTAGCGAATGCCAAGGAATGGGAAACTTGTTTGCTAGTAGCGAGCAATCAGGAATAGGTAAAACTGTTACTGATACTTACATGCAGCAAACCAAGGGTGGTCAATTACGCGATCATAAAGCTTATGTTCGCAGTGATATTCATAACTCTGATTTCTCCTCCTGTTACGTCAAAATTTTGAATGAATATCAAGCCAAAGCTTACGCAATTGTTCCCATTTTCCAAGGACAGAAACTTTGGGGAATGCTAGCTGCATTTGAAAATTCTGCCCCTCGTGATTGGAAAGAGTCAGAAGTTAGGTGTTTGGCGAGAATTGGCGATAAATTAGGAACTGCACTCCAACAAGTAGAGTATGTGCAGCAACTAGAAGAAAAATCCCAAAAAATCGCTAAAACTGCGGAACGCGATCGCAAAGCAACGGAAATCATCGATCAAGTTCGTCAATCCCAAGACATCGAAACCGTATTTGACATTGCTACCACTGGAGTGCGATCGCTATTTCAAACCGATCGGGTTGCGGTATACCAATTCAACCCTGATTGGAGCGGTATGTTTGTTGCCGAGTCGGTTGGTGATGAATGGGTGTCATTAGTTGAAAAACAACAGAAAATTTCCCGCTTGCAAGAAAGTATTAGCGAATGTCGAGGAATGAGAAGCCTATTTGCTACCAGCGAGCAACCTAGAACAGGTAAAGTTCTTGCTGATGCTCACATGATGCGAACCGAAGGTGGTGAATTGCGTGAGCGTAAAGCATACGTTCGCAGTGACATCCACAACTCTAACTTCTCATCCTGCTACGTCCGTACTTTGGATGAATACCAAGCCAAAGCTTACGCAATTGTGCCAATTTTCCAAGGACAAAAACTTTGGGGAATGCTAGCAGCATTTGAAAACTCGGCACCCCGTGAGTGGGAAGAGTCGGAAGTTAGCTGTTTAACTAGAATTGGCGATCAGTTAGGGATTGTACTCCAACAACTAGAATACGTCCAACAACTGCAAACCCAATCAGCCCAGGTAGTTGAAGCGGCTGCACGAGAGAAGGAAGCCAAGGAATATCTCCAAAAAGGTGCCATGAAACTCCTATCTGCTGTGCGTCCAGCGTTAGATGGTAACTTAACAGTTCGCGCACCAATCACAGAAGATGAACTGGGAACAATTGCTGACGCTTACAACAACACCCTCCAAGCATTAAGACAAATCGTCATCCAAGTTCAAGCTGCGGCACAACAAGTTGCTCAAACCTCTGCTCAAAGTAATGCGTCTCTAACTACACTCACCCACTCGGCACAGCAACAATCTAAGGAAATTCAAGAATCTTTGTTTGAAGTACAACAGATGGCAGATTCTACCTTAGAAGTTGTAAGTAACACTGAGTTAGTTCAGTTAGCTGTTCAACAAACCAAAGAAACTGTGGAATCTGGTGATGCAGCGATGGATAAAACAGTGGAAGCAATTCAAGATATCCGTGATACTGTTGCTCAAACTGCGAAAAAAATTAAGCGATTGAGTGAATCATCACAAAAAATCTCTAAAGTTGTGAATCTAATTGGTAACTTTGCTACCCAAACTAACGTCCTAGCGTTGAATGCGGCAATTGAAGCAACTCGCGCAGGGGAATACGGTAAAGGTTTCGCGGTTGTTGCCGATGAAGTTCGCTCGTTATCTCGTCAGTCAGCAGCGGCAACCATCGAAATTGAGAAGCTGGTGCAAGATATCCAAGAAGAAACGGGAGCAGTTTCTATTGCGATGGAAAATGGGATTCAGCAAGTTGTGGCAGGTACTGACTTAGTTAATGAAACTCGCCAAAACTTGAATGCAATGATCTCTGCTACTGGAGAAATTAGTACATTACTCCAACAAATTACTGAGGCAACTCAAGGACAAATGTTACAGTCGGTTTCAGTGACAGCATCAATGAAGGATATTGCGAAAATGGCAAATAAAACTTCATTAGAAGCAAGTAATATTACTAATGTGTTCCAAGAGTTGTCAGATATGGCACAGGAATTGTTAACAAGTGCAAGTAAGTTCAAGGTGAATTAG
- a CDS encoding response regulator transcription factor: MSTVLVVEDGLTDMEILSRYLQQAGFLVISAKSSEEAQEHLTNSQPDLIFLDVILPGKSGYEICRELKDNPNTSKIPIIFCSTKNSDVDKMWGTMLGADAYISKPIDQTELQGAIQKLIR, translated from the coding sequence ATGAGTACTGTTTTAGTTGTCGAAGACGGTTTAACTGATATGGAAATCCTGAGCCGTTACTTGCAACAAGCAGGCTTTTTAGTGATTAGTGCTAAAAGTAGCGAGGAAGCTCAGGAACATCTAACTAATAGTCAGCCAGATTTGATATTTCTTGATGTTATTTTACCTGGCAAAAGCGGTTACGAAATTTGTCGAGAGTTAAAAGATAATCCAAACACTAGTAAGATACCCATCATTTTTTGTTCGACTAAAAATAGCGATGTTGACAAAATGTGGGGAACTATGTTGGGAGCCGATGCTTACATCTCGAAGCCTATTGATCAAACTGAATTGCAGGGAGCTATTCAGAAGCTTATTAGATAA
- a CDS encoding chemotaxis protein CheW — protein sequence MLATEKKFLTFSLGSEDNAVIPLANIAEVLQVSLSEICVVPQMESCVMGIYNWRGEMLWLIDLEKMLGYSSFSYNQTLSKMMAIVIQFEGKSLGLLVRELTDIESLDSAQMKPINEELFSPEINQFLSGYFINSGEDIILNINADAIVKASIWNLHN from the coding sequence GTGTTAGCAACAGAGAAAAAGTTTTTAACTTTTAGTTTAGGTTCTGAGGATAATGCTGTCATTCCCCTAGCTAACATTGCTGAGGTTTTACAAGTATCACTTTCAGAAATATGTGTTGTGCCTCAGATGGAAAGTTGTGTAATGGGTATATACAACTGGAGAGGTGAAATGCTTTGGTTGATTGATTTAGAGAAAATGTTAGGTTATTCCTCATTTTCTTATAATCAAACCCTTTCCAAAATGATGGCTATCGTTATTCAATTTGAGGGAAAATCATTAGGTTTATTAGTGCGCGAGTTGACAGATATTGAATCCCTTGATTCGGCACAGATGAAGCCGATTAATGAGGAATTGTTTTCTCCAGAAATTAATCAATTTTTGAGCGGTTATTTCATTAATTCAGGAGAGGATATTATTTTGAATATTAACGCTGATGCTATTGTTAAAGCTTCTATTTGGAATCTCCATAATTAA